From the genome of Danio rerio strain Tuebingen ecotype United States chromosome 2, GRCz12tu, whole genome shotgun sequence, one region includes:
- the rbp2b gene encoding retinol-binding protein 2b — protein sequence MPVDFTGKWELESSKNLENYLKALDIDFAIRKIAVHLTPTKIFTQDGDNFVIKTQSTFKNYELSFTIGVEKEESTKGFDNRALKTLVTWEGDKLVAVQKGEKANRGWKHWIEGNKLYLELTCEDAVCQQVYKRKD from the exons ATGCCTGTAGATTTCACTGGAAAATGGGAGCTGGAGTCAAGTAAAAATCTTGAAAATTACCTTAAAGCACTGG ACATTGACTTTGCCATCCGCAAGATTGCAGTTCACCTCACTCCAACAAAGATCTTTACCCAGGATGGGGACAATTTTGTGATCAAGACACAGAGCACCTTTAAAAACTATGAGCTGAGCTTCACTATTGGAGTTGAGAAAGAAGAATCTACTAAGGGATTTGACAACAGGGCATTGAAG acTCTGGTGACCTGGGAAGGGGACAAATTGGTGGCCGTTCAAAAGGGTGAGAAAGCCAATCGGGGATGGAAACATTGGATAGAAGGAAACAAACTTTATTTG GAGCTGACATGTGAAGATGCTGTGTGCCAGCAAGTGTACAAGCGAAAAGACTGA